A region from the uncultured Sunxiuqinia sp. genome encodes:
- a CDS encoding TonB-dependent receptor — translation MVRIILLVCSLFISTFLYAQRLLVTDAKTGNPIEGVIVFSETRSTQTNKQGLVDIRQFHPDEAIHFKHSSYLNYKANKQTLWSLNYKVELLIDPVKLDEIVVSANRRSQSKLEVPNQIVSINQEEIALANPQTTADLLNTKGGVFIQKSQMGGGSPMIRGFSANRLLLVIDGVRMNNAIYRNGNLHNIISLDAASIQHTEVIFGPGSVIYGSDALGGVLHFQTLSPKLSTNERYKQSRHAYVRYASANFEKTIHADFNLGNEKLATVASFTVTDFDDLMMGKHGPDSYLRPEYVENNQIVENPDWRKQVRTGYSQFNYLQKIRYRPNERWNLVYAFHWSTTSNIPRYDRLIQYSDEKLKYAKWYYGPQKWNLHSLKIQKKTQNLFFDQTSFLAGWQNFTESRHSRKLGHEELTSRTEKLNILSLNFDLDKKIDQNNSLYYGFEGNFNWLNSKGIVKNVNTTQTQETSSRYPDSSTTSSLAAYASYKLSLHQKVTLNLGGRFSINQLQGEFDRQFFDFPTDEFDNTHSSFTGNIGLVYHPTEYWQLNANASSGFRAPNIDDIAKVFDSSPGNVVVPNPNLNPEYARNVEIGILRSVKNLAKLELNFFYTYLNDAMVRRPFSLNGQDSVLYEGEMSRVEALVNSDYAHIYGGDLSMEWILSSKIRSRNSITATFGEDSEGMPVRHVAPVFGSSHLLYNDHNKTIDLYLNFNAKLSNSKLAPSEREKTDLYAQDSNGNPYSPGWITLNLNSSFQLTKKYSLNLGIESILDKRYRPYSSGIVAAGRNVILSFKAII, via the coding sequence GTGGTCAGAATAATTTTGCTTGTTTGCTCGCTCTTTATTTCAACTTTCCTTTATGCACAGCGGCTTTTAGTTACTGATGCAAAAACAGGAAACCCGATCGAAGGTGTAATCGTTTTTTCTGAAACCAGAAGCACACAAACCAACAAACAGGGATTGGTAGATATCAGGCAGTTTCATCCGGACGAAGCGATTCATTTCAAACACTCTTCGTACCTCAATTACAAAGCCAATAAACAAACACTTTGGTCGCTCAACTACAAGGTTGAATTGCTAATTGACCCGGTAAAGTTGGACGAAATTGTTGTTTCCGCCAATCGAAGAAGTCAGTCAAAACTGGAAGTTCCCAACCAGATAGTCAGTATCAATCAAGAAGAAATAGCTTTGGCGAACCCACAAACAACAGCAGACTTATTGAATACAAAAGGCGGCGTTTTTATTCAAAAAAGCCAGATGGGAGGCGGCAGTCCAATGATTCGAGGTTTTTCAGCAAACAGGTTATTGTTGGTCATTGATGGCGTCAGGATGAACAATGCCATTTACCGCAATGGCAATTTGCACAATATTATCTCGTTGGATGCAGCTTCAATTCAGCACACCGAAGTTATTTTTGGCCCCGGTTCCGTCATTTATGGCAGCGACGCTTTGGGCGGTGTTCTTCACTTTCAAACCTTGTCGCCCAAATTGTCAACCAACGAACGATACAAACAGTCGCGCCATGCCTATGTACGATACGCCAGTGCAAACTTCGAAAAAACAATTCATGCTGATTTTAACCTCGGTAATGAAAAGCTGGCGACAGTAGCCAGTTTTACTGTTACCGACTTTGACGACCTTATGATGGGGAAACATGGGCCGGACTCCTATTTAAGGCCTGAATATGTTGAAAATAATCAAATCGTTGAAAATCCGGACTGGCGCAAACAGGTTCGAACTGGATACAGTCAGTTTAACTACCTGCAAAAAATCAGATACCGCCCCAACGAACGGTGGAATTTGGTTTATGCCTTTCATTGGTCAACAACTTCCAATATTCCGCGCTACGACCGCTTGATTCAATATAGCGACGAGAAACTTAAATACGCCAAGTGGTATTATGGTCCTCAAAAGTGGAATTTACACTCACTTAAAATCCAAAAGAAAACTCAAAATTTATTTTTCGATCAAACAAGCTTTTTAGCAGGTTGGCAGAACTTTACCGAAAGCCGTCACAGTCGAAAATTAGGCCATGAAGAGCTAACCAGCCGAACAGAGAAGTTGAACATACTTAGCTTAAATTTTGATCTCGACAAAAAAATTGACCAAAATAACTCTCTGTATTATGGGTTCGAGGGAAACTTTAATTGGCTGAATTCAAAAGGAATCGTTAAAAACGTGAACACCACTCAAACGCAGGAAACTTCATCTCGCTATCCCGACAGCTCAACCACTTCAAGTTTGGCAGCCTATGCCAGCTACAAACTTTCACTACACCAAAAAGTCACCTTGAATCTGGGAGGTCGTTTTTCCATCAATCAACTCCAAGGCGAATTCGACCGGCAATTCTTTGATTTCCCTACAGATGAGTTTGACAATACCCACTCGTCATTTACCGGAAATATCGGATTAGTGTATCACCCTACTGAATATTGGCAACTTAACGCCAACGCATCCAGTGGTTTTCGCGCCCCCAACATTGATGATATTGCCAAAGTATTTGACTCCTCTCCGGGAAATGTAGTAGTTCCCAACCCGAATTTAAATCCGGAATATGCCCGGAACGTCGAAATCGGCATTCTACGAAGCGTGAAAAATCTAGCCAAACTGGAGCTTAACTTCTTTTACACTTACCTCAACGATGCGATGGTTCGCCGTCCTTTTTCGCTGAATGGTCAGGATTCTGTTTTGTACGAAGGAGAAATGAGCCGTGTAGAAGCACTCGTAAATTCAGACTATGCACACATTTATGGTGGAGACCTCAGTATGGAGTGGATACTTTCATCGAAAATACGCAGCCGGAATTCCATTACGGCTACATTTGGAGAGGACAGCGAGGGAATGCCTGTTCGACATGTAGCTCCAGTATTTGGCAGTTCTCATCTGTTGTACAATGATCACAATAAAACCATCGACCTGTATCTAAATTTCAATGCTAAACTTTCGAATTCGAAATTAGCTCCAAGCGAACGGGAGAAAACCGATCTCTACGCTCAAGACTCCAATGGTAATCCCTATTCGCCCGGCTGGATCACGCTGAACCTAAACTCATCATTTCAATTAACAAAAAAATACAGCCTGAATTTAGGGATTGAAAGTATTCTCGATAAGCGGTATCGTCCATATTCTTCAGGAATTGTCGCCGCCGGACGCAATGTTATCCTTTCGTTTAAAGCCATCATTTAG
- a CDS encoding GyrI-like domain-containing protein: MKKLKQFLIGLLIVALALVIVAFFLPRQVHVERSGTIEAPPKVVFNQVNNLHTWEKWSVWNQIDPEMKVEFENTGVGEGAAYTWKSEDSNVGSGRLTITVSEPYDSIATEMDFMEKGTSSGYFLFEEIGKGTKVTWGFDIDLGNNPADRWMGLMFDSMLGKDFEKGIENLGVVSETIVQEGRPIVEIVTVPEFNYVSMRSNIQFENTSTQMGVMYGKLSNFIDNNDLMMTDTPYAIYHKIDGTMIDLECGIPVEYKTETNGDIISGVMPAKKYATADHFGSHETLGETHQFIQNWIVENGFELVGSPMEKYLTDPQKEPDVSKWVTAIYYPVR; encoded by the coding sequence ATGAAAAAGTTAAAACAGTTTCTAATCGGCTTGCTTATCGTCGCCCTTGCATTAGTAATAGTCGCGTTCTTTTTACCTCGTCAGGTTCATGTTGAACGAAGCGGTACAATTGAAGCTCCCCCCAAAGTTGTTTTCAATCAGGTTAATAACTTGCATACCTGGGAAAAGTGGTCCGTATGGAATCAAATTGATCCGGAAATGAAAGTTGAATTTGAAAATACAGGTGTCGGAGAAGGCGCTGCTTATACGTGGAAAAGTGAAGATTCTAACGTTGGCTCGGGGAGATTGACCATTACAGTTTCGGAGCCCTACGATTCGATTGCAACAGAAATGGATTTTATGGAAAAGGGAACATCTTCAGGCTATTTTTTATTTGAAGAGATCGGAAAAGGCACGAAAGTTACCTGGGGATTTGACATAGATTTGGGCAATAATCCGGCTGACCGCTGGATGGGTTTGATGTTTGATTCGATGCTCGGGAAAGATTTTGAAAAAGGAATTGAGAACCTAGGCGTTGTCTCTGAAACCATTGTCCAGGAGGGGAGACCCATTGTTGAAATAGTCACTGTTCCTGAGTTTAATTACGTGAGTATGCGCAGTAATATTCAATTTGAAAACACTTCAACCCAAATGGGAGTGATGTATGGAAAGCTATCGAATTTCATTGACAATAATGACTTAATGATGACGGATACTCCTTATGCGATCTACCATAAAATTGATGGAACAATGATTGATTTGGAATGTGGTATTCCGGTTGAGTATAAAACTGAAACCAACGGCGATATCATTTCGGGAGTCATGCCCGCTAAAAAATATGCCACAGCAGATCATTTTGGATCGCACGAAACGCTGGGTGAAACACATCAATTTATACAAAACTGGATAGTCGAAAATGGCTTTGAGCTTGTTGGCAGTCCGATGGAGAAATACCTGACCGATCCGCAAAAAGAACCGGATGTATCAAAATGGGTAACAGCAATTTATTATCCGGTGAGGTAA
- a CDS encoding fatty acid desaturase produces MGVFVAIVVIACWLVHLLYCLLFLQVDGESVWTYLHVIIQAYLYTGLFITGHDAMHGLIGNKMKVNHIFGWMSSLLFAGLSYQKLRKNHYLHHQFPATEKDPDYYVKSQNFFVWWFMFLKRYATIWQFLFMAMAFNLLKIWFEPDQLIVYWIIPAILATFQLFFVGTFLPHRKPHQEKMEPHKARSQRGPHWWAMLSCYFFGYHWEHHEVPRIPWWQLYKEKNKMKMNEDRI; encoded by the coding sequence ATGGGTGTTTTTGTTGCCATAGTTGTTATTGCATGCTGGTTGGTTCATTTACTTTACTGCTTGCTCTTTTTGCAGGTCGATGGCGAATCGGTTTGGACATACTTGCATGTAATTATTCAGGCATACTTGTATACCGGTTTATTTATCACCGGGCACGATGCGATGCACGGTTTAATCGGCAATAAAATGAAAGTCAACCACATTTTCGGATGGATGTCATCGTTGCTTTTTGCTGGGCTTTCTTACCAAAAACTGAGGAAGAACCATTATTTGCATCATCAGTTTCCAGCAACAGAGAAGGATCCGGATTACTATGTCAAGTCGCAGAATTTTTTCGTTTGGTGGTTTATGTTTTTGAAACGCTATGCAACCATTTGGCAATTCTTGTTTATGGCGATGGCGTTTAATCTTTTAAAAATTTGGTTTGAACCAGATCAATTGATTGTTTATTGGATTATTCCGGCAATATTGGCTACATTTCAGTTGTTTTTTGTTGGAACATTCTTGCCACATCGAAAACCACATCAGGAAAAAATGGAGCCGCATAAGGCACGCAGTCAGAGAGGACCACATTGGTGGGCCATGTTAAGTTGTTATTTTTTTGGTTACCATTGGGAACATCATGAAGTTCCTCGTATTCCCTGGTGGCAGTTGTACAAGGAGAAAAACAAGATGAAAATGAATGAAGATAGGATTTAG
- a CDS encoding carotenoid biosynthesis protein translates to MIENPKIIKSVKIILGILYLVGIVGFSFDETYPIFLSLTSFNLLLTIILLFVFHQKWIFKAGFIFLTIGLVGFLAEMIGVNTQLLFGQYTYGRALGLKLNNTPLLIGANWLLLSYCIFALFSSINHRWFFPFLGALLMVGFDFVMEPVATALKMWEWQTEQIPLKNYLDWYLVSLFVFSLMRAGKLQVENKLAIWILFLQLAFFLSLNLTLNLI, encoded by the coding sequence ATGATTGAAAATCCTAAAATTATAAAGTCAGTCAAAATAATCCTCGGTATTCTTTATCTGGTTGGAATCGTTGGCTTTTCATTCGATGAAACCTATCCGATTTTTTTAAGTTTGACTTCTTTCAACTTATTGTTGACCATCATTTTGTTGTTCGTTTTTCATCAAAAGTGGATTTTTAAAGCGGGATTTATTTTCCTGACAATAGGCTTGGTCGGATTTTTAGCCGAAATGATTGGCGTAAATACTCAACTGCTTTTTGGCCAATATACTTATGGGAGAGCTCTGGGCTTAAAATTAAATAATACTCCTTTGCTGATTGGCGCGAACTGGCTGCTTTTATCATACTGCATTTTCGCCCTTTTTAGCAGTATCAATCATCGATGGTTTTTCCCTTTTCTTGGGGCTTTGTTGATGGTTGGGTTTGATTTTGTGATGGAGCCGGTAGCTACTGCTTTGAAAATGTGGGAGTGGCAAACTGAACAAATTCCGCTAAAAAACTATTTAGATTGGTACTTGGTGTCGTTATTCGTTTTTTCGTTGATGCGAGCCGGGAAGTTGCAGGTAGAGAATAAATTGGCTATTTGGATACTTTTCCTGCAATTAGCCTTTTTCTTGAGCTTAAACTTGACATTAAACTTAATTTGA
- the crtD gene encoding 1-hydroxycarotenoid 3,4-desaturase CrtD yields the protein MKQRKLNGIVIGSGVAGLAAAIRLARLGFAVDVFEQAANPGGKINEFCQDGFRFDMGPSLFTLPHLVDELLDEDLKFEYRKLGVVTKYFFEDGTRLSAFSDVDKFAREVEAKTQVSEKKIAAYLKHAAMVYQLTAPIFIFNSFHRLSKLLTWDNLLKALQFARLKAFSTLHNFNEESFIDPRIVQMFDRYATYNGSNPYKTPGTMSVISHLEHSLGAFFPAHGMYQITSSLVEQAKRLEVNFHFNTPVEKVLVEEKSLKGVVVKGETKICHVLISDVDIHQFYSDLLPDKRRLTRIEKAERSSSALIFYWGMKKRFDQLDLHNIFFSANYEKEFSYLFDRKEITTDPTVYVFISSKENSDDAPDEMENWFVMINAPENVGQDWERLKLETRRNILSKLNQLLGEDLESQILFEKTLDPVKIEDRTGSFQGAMYGPSSNSPFSAFNRHPNFRRDLKDIYFVGGSVHPGGGIPLCLSSAKIVAEMVEEKLKTT from the coding sequence ATGAAACAAAGGAAATTGAATGGCATTGTGATTGGATCAGGGGTTGCCGGTTTGGCTGCTGCCATTCGCTTGGCTCGTTTAGGCTTTGCCGTGGATGTTTTTGAACAGGCTGCAAATCCCGGAGGAAAAATCAATGAATTTTGTCAAGATGGCTTTCGCTTCGACATGGGACCATCGTTATTTACCTTGCCTCATTTAGTTGATGAATTGCTTGACGAGGATTTAAAATTCGAGTACCGAAAACTAGGTGTGGTAACAAAATACTTTTTTGAAGATGGAACAAGATTGTCGGCTTTCTCTGATGTCGATAAATTTGCTCGTGAGGTTGAGGCAAAAACGCAAGTTTCTGAAAAGAAGATAGCTGCTTATTTAAAGCATGCGGCAATGGTTTATCAACTTACAGCGCCAATATTCATATTCAATTCCTTTCATCGACTTTCGAAATTGCTGACTTGGGACAATCTTCTGAAGGCGTTGCAATTTGCCCGACTCAAGGCTTTTTCAACACTTCACAATTTTAACGAAGAGTCTTTCATAGATCCGAGAATTGTTCAGATGTTTGATCGCTATGCCACTTACAATGGCTCTAACCCCTACAAAACACCAGGGACGATGAGCGTTATTTCTCATTTGGAACACAGCCTGGGCGCTTTTTTCCCTGCTCACGGAATGTATCAAATTACGAGTTCGTTGGTGGAACAGGCGAAACGACTGGAAGTCAATTTTCATTTCAACACGCCGGTTGAAAAGGTACTGGTGGAGGAAAAGAGTTTGAAAGGAGTTGTGGTAAAAGGCGAAACGAAAATTTGCCATGTTTTGATTAGCGATGTGGATATTCATCAGTTTTATTCGGATTTGTTGCCGGACAAAAGACGATTGACTCGAATTGAAAAAGCAGAGCGCTCTTCGTCGGCCTTGATTTTCTACTGGGGAATGAAAAAGCGTTTTGACCAACTGGATTTGCACAATATCTTTTTTAGTGCTAATTACGAAAAGGAGTTTTCATACTTGTTTGATCGAAAGGAAATTACAACTGATCCGACAGTTTATGTGTTTATCAGTAGTAAGGAAAATTCGGACGATGCACCTGACGAGATGGAAAATTGGTTTGTAATGATTAATGCGCCCGAGAACGTGGGGCAAGATTGGGAGAGGTTAAAGTTGGAGACGAGAAGGAATATTTTATCAAAGCTGAATCAGTTACTGGGGGAAGATCTGGAAAGTCAGATTCTTTTTGAAAAAACGCTGGATCCGGTAAAAATCGAAGATCGAACGGGTTCGTTTCAGGGGGCGATGTATGGACCAAGTTCAAACAGCCCATTTTCAGCGTTCAATCGGCATCCGAATTTCAGGCGCGATTTGAAAGATATTTATTTTGTGGGTGGAAGTGTGCATCCGGGTGGCGGAATTCCGCTGTGTTTATCGTCAGCAAAAATAGTTGCCGAGATGGTTGAAGAAAAGCTAAAAACAACATGA
- the crtI gene encoding phytoene desaturase family protein gives MGKKALIVGTGLAGLSTALRLTTDGYEVEMVEKYHRPGGRLNLLEKDGFKFDMAPTFFSMSYEFKELADYCKIKMPFEFVELDPLYSVHFEGDERSYLIYKNLKKLAEEFQNVEPDLERKIRRFLKSAGEIFHDTEHIVIKQNFDSLLSYLLQLTRVPIKHAPKMFYSMWREMEKNFDSFEVKVIFSLVGFFLGATPFDTPAVYSMLNYTELVHDGYYNVKGGMYKIVEGMVDELKKRGIKMHYGVEIDHFQKTNNQLTAFYDKSGKKWEADVFVVNADAAAFRGNVMNRKKYAPAKLDQKKWTLAPLTIYLGLDTKVTGMYHHNYFLRRNFKEYANKIFKNSIKLDKPYYYVNIQSMHNPSYAPKGKESVFILCPVPDLRYKPDWDDSHDIVDAIIADMSERTGFNFAKHIESEIIYTPKQWESTFNLYQGSGLGLAHDLNQVGGFRPSNKDEEFKNLYYTGASTVPGTGLPMTVISSRLVTERILKDHGYLS, from the coding sequence ATGGGAAAAAAGGCACTGATTGTAGGAACAGGACTTGCTGGCCTATCCACCGCGCTAAGACTTACAACAGATGGATATGAGGTAGAGATGGTAGAAAAATACCATCGTCCGGGGGGGAGGTTGAACTTACTGGAGAAAGATGGGTTTAAGTTTGACATGGCTCCTACTTTTTTTAGTATGAGCTATGAATTTAAGGAACTTGCGGATTACTGCAAAATCAAAATGCCTTTTGAATTCGTCGAACTGGATCCGCTGTATTCTGTTCATTTTGAAGGAGACGAAAGATCATACTTAATTTATAAGAACCTAAAAAAGCTGGCAGAAGAATTTCAGAATGTAGAACCGGATTTGGAACGTAAAATCCGACGTTTTCTAAAATCAGCCGGCGAGATCTTTCATGACACAGAGCATATTGTTATCAAACAAAATTTTGACAGTCTACTCTCCTACTTATTACAATTAACCCGTGTACCAATTAAACATGCTCCAAAAATGTTTTACTCGATGTGGCGAGAAATGGAGAAAAACTTTGATTCGTTCGAGGTCAAAGTGATTTTCTCGTTGGTGGGCTTTTTTCTGGGTGCCACTCCTTTCGATACACCAGCTGTCTATTCTATGCTCAATTATACCGAACTGGTACACGACGGCTACTACAACGTAAAAGGAGGCATGTACAAAATTGTGGAAGGCATGGTTGACGAACTCAAAAAAAGAGGTATTAAAATGCACTATGGAGTAGAGATTGATCATTTTCAAAAAACGAATAATCAGCTGACAGCTTTCTACGATAAAAGTGGGAAGAAATGGGAAGCTGATGTTTTCGTGGTCAATGCTGATGCCGCCGCATTTAGAGGCAACGTGATGAACCGAAAAAAATATGCGCCTGCAAAATTAGATCAGAAAAAATGGACCTTGGCTCCGCTAACAATCTACTTAGGGTTGGATACAAAAGTGACTGGAATGTACCACCACAATTATTTTCTGCGTAGAAACTTTAAAGAGTATGCCAATAAGATTTTTAAGAACAGTATCAAACTGGACAAGCCGTATTATTATGTAAATATCCAGTCGATGCACAACCCAAGCTATGCTCCGAAAGGTAAAGAAAGTGTTTTCATTCTTTGTCCGGTACCCGATCTTCGGTACAAACCGGATTGGGATGATTCCCACGACATTGTCGACGCAATTATAGCAGACATGAGCGAACGAACCGGATTCAATTTTGCCAAGCATATCGAATCGGAAATCATTTACACTCCCAAACAGTGGGAAAGCACTTTTAATTTGTATCAGGGCAGTGGTCTCGGCCTCGCTCACGATTTGAATCAAGTGGGTGGTTTCCGACCATCAAACAAAGATGAAGAATTCAAAAACCTCTACTACACCGGAGCATCAACAGTTCCCGGAACCGGACTGCCAATGACTGTAATAAGCTCAAGACTAGTAACCGAACGAATATTGAAAGACCATGGATATTTATCATAA
- a CDS encoding phytoene/squalene synthase family protein, protein MDIYHKNNLACSRITTHNYSTSFSLGVRMLNKKYRPAIYSIYGFVRYADEIVDTFFEQDQETIFDEFKKETFIAIERGFSINPILDSFQRAVRTYHIEQELIDAFLYSMELDLHKTTYDPIMLKTYIYGSAEAVGLMCLRVFYADEPEKYDQLVNPARKLGAAFQKVNFLRDAQDDFENKGRIYFENIDFNQFDKDTKAQIEREIEGDFAAAFQGLKALKKEVRFGVYLAYIYYIRLFRKIKRANPSQILKTRYRVSNPKKMYLLANAYFKNTFNLL, encoded by the coding sequence ATGGATATTTATCATAAAAACAATCTCGCTTGTAGCCGGATCACGACACATAATTACAGCACATCTTTTTCGCTGGGTGTACGCATGCTGAACAAGAAGTACCGCCCGGCTATTTACAGCATTTACGGGTTTGTGCGTTATGCCGACGAGATTGTAGACACGTTTTTTGAGCAGGATCAGGAAACTATCTTCGACGAATTTAAGAAAGAAACTTTCATCGCAATAGAGAGAGGTTTCAGCATCAATCCAATTCTCGACAGTTTTCAACGAGCTGTTCGCACTTATCATATTGAGCAGGAGTTGATTGATGCTTTCCTTTATAGCATGGAGCTCGATTTGCACAAAACGACCTATGATCCGATCATGCTAAAAACCTATATTTACGGATCGGCAGAAGCAGTTGGATTGATGTGCCTGCGTGTTTTTTATGCCGACGAACCTGAAAAATATGATCAGTTGGTTAATCCTGCACGCAAGTTGGGAGCAGCATTTCAAAAGGTAAACTTCTTGCGCGACGCTCAGGATGATTTTGAAAACAAAGGACGAATTTATTTTGAAAATATTGACTTCAACCAATTTGATAAAGACACAAAAGCACAAATAGAGCGTGAAATAGAAGGTGATTTTGCGGCAGCTTTTCAGGGTTTGAAAGCCCTTAAAAAGGAAGTGCGTTTCGGAGTTTATCTGGCTTACATATACTATATAAGGTTATTTCGGAAGATTAAACGAGCAAATCCATCACAAATATTAAAGACTCGTTACCGGGTTTCAAACCCAAAAAAAATGTATCTTCTGGCAAACGCCTATTTCAAAAACACATTTAACCTTCTGTAA
- a CDS encoding lycopene cyclase domain-containing protein, whose amino-acid sequence MNLQQYAYASLLVETIVIPLALSFDKKVHFWTNWKYLFPAILITAAVFIYWDIQFTQAEIWSFNHKYVLGYYFQGLPIEEWLFFLVVPYACLFIYEVLKSYIPKIELPNLFLVTSLGLIVLFATISYFNRGQLYTFFNFLFAGIFLAYVIFRNQFKQHLTKFYFSYFIALIPFLIINGVLTALPVVEYHPAHVLNIRVFTIPVEDFGYLFLLLLMNTSIYETLKTQKYY is encoded by the coding sequence ATGAACCTACAACAGTATGCTTATGCCAGTTTATTAGTAGAAACCATTGTTATTCCTTTGGCTTTAAGTTTCGATAAAAAGGTACATTTTTGGACGAATTGGAAATATCTGTTTCCAGCTATTTTAATTACCGCTGCCGTTTTCATTTATTGGGACATTCAATTCACTCAAGCTGAAATCTGGAGTTTCAACCACAAGTATGTTTTAGGCTATTATTTCCAAGGCCTCCCCATCGAAGAGTGGCTGTTCTTTCTAGTTGTGCCGTATGCGTGTCTTTTTATTTACGAAGTACTAAAATCGTACATCCCCAAAATTGAACTTCCAAATCTGTTTTTGGTTACCAGTCTGGGTTTAATTGTCTTATTCGCAACAATCAGTTATTTTAACCGTGGGCAGCTTTACACCTTCTTTAATTTTCTGTTTGCAGGAATATTCCTCGCTTACGTTATTTTTCGTAACCAATTTAAGCAACACCTAACGAAATTCTATTTCTCCTACTTCATTGCATTGATACCTTTCTTGATAATCAATGGTGTACTGACAGCCCTGCCTGTTGTTGAATATCATCCGGCGCACGTACTAAACATTAGGGTATTCACTATCCCAGTTGAAGATTTTGGCTACCTCTTTCTGTTGCTTTTAATGAACACTTCGATTTACGAAACATTAAAAACGCAGAAGTACTACTAA
- a CDS encoding YhcH/YjgK/YiaL family protein has protein sequence MKEWFHSKEWVGSADVQAHASINLSKFYEQYHAQPEWWQKVFDFLKQDLNSLAMGKYLLEGDHVFAMVSEYETKSPQDAKWEAHRKYIDLQYVISGQEVIGVLPLEKTVDPQNYNEQKDLIFFGEQDGEFFTATPDCFFLFFPDDVHRPCMMIEQSESVKKLVIKIAVAE, from the coding sequence ATGAAAGAATGGTTCCATAGCAAGGAATGGGTAGGATCAGCTGATGTACAAGCCCATGCGTCAATTAATTTAAGTAAGTTTTACGAGCAGTATCATGCTCAACCGGAGTGGTGGCAAAAAGTATTCGACTTTTTAAAACAAGACTTAAATTCGTTGGCGATGGGGAAGTATCTGTTGGAAGGAGATCATGTATTTGCAATGGTTTCGGAATATGAGACTAAAAGCCCGCAGGATGCAAAGTGGGAAGCTCATAGAAAATATATCGATTTACAGTACGTTATTTCAGGGCAGGAAGTAATAGGTGTTTTGCCACTCGAAAAGACTGTCGATCCCCAAAATTATAACGAGCAAAAAGACTTGATTTTCTTTGGCGAACAAGATGGTGAATTTTTTACTGCGACACCAGATTGCTTTTTCTTGTTTTTTCCGGATGATGTGCATCGTCCTTGTATGATGATCGAACAGTCGGAATCCGTAAAAAAGCTTGTTATTAAGATTGCCGTTGCCGAATAG